Genomic DNA from Corticium candelabrum chromosome 5, ooCorCand1.1, whole genome shotgun sequence:
CAGTGCAATGTATGCTACTGTGTGCCAGTACAGTGGCTAACGTATCGACAGCAAGAGCAACACACTACAATACAAGTGGACGATAAACGATGACAACAGTGGCAACCATCACATGCACTCAAACTGTTGTACATGGGTACATGGTTGACTCAGCTTGAGTGTAATAATTACATGTCATGGGGTACATGCATCATCATACAGCAGGTCCTACGTACAGAATGTCACTGTGTATAAATGAGACATACACACCTTGAGGTCCTCCTAGCTGTTCAATCCACTCAAAAACAAGTTTCATGATGTACACACTGTAGACCGGTGGCGTGTTGTACACGGAGCTGGCGTCCGCATTCACCTATCACGTAACGAACTGTCAGACATTCAAAGGATACAACAACTGAGAGTGACCCACTTTATAGTCCAATATAATTGGACACAGCGGATGTGCTTTACCAATCAAGTCTTCACGAGctaacaacacaacatcaaacaactcaaacttgcacacacaaaatggtTCTGGCTACATTGAGATATTAATTTCGTACCAATCACTACTGTGACTCCAGCTGAACCAATGTTTTTCTGAGCTCCGGCAATTATGACTCCAAACTAAAACAATTACATGATTTGTGTTGTCGTGATGTATGAATATAGTGAAGTTGACACCTTGCTGATGTCAATCTCTTTTGTGAGTATGTTTGAGGACATGTCACAGACTAGAGGAATGTCGCCCGTGTCGGGTATAAATGGAAACTCGATGCCTTCAATAGAAACATCACGTCAGAgtttgacacacagacagacagacagacagacagacagacagacagacagacacacacacacacacacacacacacacatggacaaaaaatggaaaaatgtcaagccctccacgtcattcaaCGTCGACCTTAAGGTAAGTTGCGCGGAGatagggcctccatgcgctacttggaggcttagggccaccactacaatccacctggagcttagTCGGAGTCACCCAGGTGCACTAACTAtgtgcagctctgggactgtacaccaaggcccacaagtacccgtctgctgcatgatgttacttgcatgatgccaagccagcggtcacgtccaccccagtcaatgatcaggtactcatctacactcctgagtcgagaaaaGCAATTCAttattgtgtgtaagtttcttctTTAACGAAGCACTTCACTGGACCGTGCATATCTGACTCCGCCCTCGGCACTAAACATTactggtcacacatcaagttgggaagtttggcgttatctcagagcaaacttgatagcggaGCATTATGCTAAgaatagaaaacaaaaacgtACGAGGCAATTTCCAAATAACGTCCAGTAGATGTAGGTTTCGTTTTACCGCTTCTTGTAGACTTTTAAATTTGCCTAGGCaaagtaaaatgtgctttcgcatcactgactcaccttcaatcgacGGCAAAAAGTACGCATACGGTGATGGTTCGACTGTAAAATAAAGGtactttgtgtcacgtgattatgtgcggtGTCACACATTTCCGTGTGTTTTTTTGCATCACGCaagcccttttgtactgtagtatggcctccatttgtagaaagaaacacagaGGAAAGTGCAAAAAAACGAGCAATTGCAAGTCATTCAATacgatcatgtggagtctacaacaTATGAATgactgagtcgcttatgaactgtaacttgttctctttcactttCAGAGTTGCCTGAAGCATCTAGAtccgtctcttgtgtgctctagtGGTTGACCTcagaaagcaagaccaaaacaatgtgctgcacaacacaacaagcgTTCGGTCcgcagcccaaggccttaaCGTACATTAATGTCTACTGCGTgtgcgtcaatcggtgaagtgtttgaaactgcaaccctgcaagatcctggatgttttcattgtccaaatgcactctctaaccaattgagctacagcacctcacacccacacccacacacagacaaacacacacacacacacacacacacacactcacacacacacacacacacacacacaaacacacacacacacacacacagacagacagacggacagacagacagacacacacacacaccactcctCACCATGTGCCGTCTCATTCGCACAATAGTACACGTATGACGCGCCAGGAGTCAGCTTCCACTCGCTCCTATCCGGAATCGCTGCCACACACAAAGCACCGTCATCACAACCAACTCCTCCGCATACCACGCATGCTCCCCTCACTAGTGAACTTGTCTGGCTTTGGGAACACATAGTTGACACTCAAATATTTCTTCGCCTCGGTCGCTGCCTTATTCGACCAGTTTCCCGTGATGATGTAGTCAGCGACGGGTTTCTCGCCTCGCAACAGATTCAATGGAACGGCAGAAAACTGTCCCGTCCCGCCTCCCTGCAGGAACATCACCTTGTAGTTATTCGGAATCGACCTGCAAGAATGCTCATCATTAGGCCATCAATAGAGCTCATCAGGCGCTCCATTCTCCAAGTGACAAACACAATTGCGCACACAGACGGTCaattagcgcgcgttacgcCCCCTCTGCACGTGACCGGTAGCACTTACAGCAGTCGACGAAAAACGGACTCCGCCACTTTGTTCATCTCGGCGTAGTGCGTCGAACGGTGGCTCATCTCTGCAATAAAAATTTTTGTCGACATAATAGCATTAGTAATGCATATCTAATGGTGTGCAGACTTGCCTAGCACGCTCAAGCCAGTTTGTTCGAAGCAGCACAGCTCGCGCTGAGCTCGTTCGAGCACGTCTAGTGGCAGTTTTGCAGGTCCTGGACCGAAGTTGATCGCTCGCTTGTCCGCGTAACCGTTCATTGTTGCTCGACGACGCTTGCACCAGCACGCACTGCGACTCCCAACGGATGGGCTATGTCAAGCATGCGTGCAACACGTGGCTACGAAGCTACCCAACAGAATCGGGGGCGTCGCTGATTGGTCGAGACGATTTTGACACTAATTGTCGGAATGCAAACAATGGTAACACGTGACGAAAGAGTCACGCACGACAAGCTAAAATAGCTTGACTGACTAATCGCATTAGTAGATATTTTGCATTTTTCATAGTTTTCTATTTATACATCAATGATTCATACATGTAGTCTACATGTCTAACTGTAACCTTTTACTAACCTCGCCT
This window encodes:
- the LOC134179527 gene encoding phosphoserine aminotransferase-like, which codes for MNGYADKRAINFGPGPAKLPLDVLERAQRELCCFEQTGLSVLEMSHRSTHYAEMNKVAESVFRRLLSIPNNYKVMFLQGGGTGQFSAVPLNLLRGEKPVADYIITGNWSNKAATEAKKYLSVNYVFPKPDKFTTIPDRSEWKLTPGASYVYYCANETAHGIEFPFIPDTGDIPLVCDMSSNILTKEIDISKFGVIIAGAQKNIGSAGVTVVIAREDLIGKAHPLCPIILDYKVNADASSVYNTPPVYSVYIMKLVFEWIEQLGGPQAMEMNSKAKSGLIYSVVEEYNDVYFPTVEKPYRSRMNATFRIGSREGDAEVEQNFFSGAGKLNMISLKGHRSVGGVRVSMYNAITVEEVQCLAKFMKEFAVQHRQQKN